Proteins found in one Triticum aestivum cultivar Chinese Spring chromosome 4D, IWGSC CS RefSeq v2.1, whole genome shotgun sequence genomic segment:
- the LOC123099278 gene encoding ABC transporter G family member 45 isoform X1, protein MAATMAEGEPPPFTHEDNRRFLQMLRDKKQMLGIGSPKVEVQFQDLTVETYVRIGRRELPTLPNCVVNAAQELASYSHMCTPRKRAVKIINAASGTIRPSRMTLLLGAPGSGKTTFLKALAGKLDLSLKRKGKLMYNGDEVNSSTPQHMHAYISQYDLHHAEMTVRETIDFASNMLGTNNEFVLIFGMETIEMIGEAARRKHDVVNEVDKNLDSFIKATTFGEGRNLTTNYIIKILGLSECTDTLVGDEMRRGISGGQKKRLTIGEMLVGLAKCFFMDDISTGLDSSTTYEIIKVIQQMAHLLDLTVVISLLQPPPETLELFDDIILLCEGQIVYQGPRENATDFFEIMGFKCPERKNIADFLQEVTSMMDQKQYWIGEQHRYHYHSIEKFAESFRSSYLPRLVQDKLLLPNTNTIKGEVVKTGSGLSRWNVFKACFSREVLLLKRNSPIHIFTTIQITILALVISTIFLRTNMNHKSILDANKYVGALFIAVMLVNFNGMIEIAMTIKRLPTFYKQRELLALPGWALLTPNFLLSIPISLMQTGLWTSLTYYLIGYAPSFIRFMKHFLVLFSMHQTSMGMCRLLAAVARTLVMANVLATTTLIAIFIFGGIVISKDDLKQWLQWGYWTSPFAYAQNAISLNEFLDERWATEFHYENANTIGEAILKIRGFLTESHWYWICVSVLFGFALVFNILSIFALEFLNSPHKREVHTNATDTMMECATTKNGSHDASIPQGVLPFQPLSFAFDAINYSVDMPKEMMKYGVTEKKLHLLQDVSGAFRPGVLTALMGITGAGKTTLLDVLAGRKTGGYIEGTIKVAGYPKKQETFSRISGYCEQSDIHSPNLTVYESLQFSARLRLPSEVTSHQRDMFIHEVMHLVELTRLKNAMVGLPGATGLSAEQRKRLTMAVELVASPSIIFMDEPTTGLDARSAAIVMRAVRKTVDTGRTIVCTIHQPSIEIFESFDELLLMKRGGRIIYSGSLGPHSCNMIDYFEAIPCVPRIKEGQNPAAWMLNVSSNTTEYEIGLDYAEIYRRSSLYKENMILVDELGKPTPGIEDLHFPPIYWQNFSAQCMACLWKQRCAYWKNPEHNVARFLNTFVQSTMFGVVFWQTGSTIKQQQDIFNILGLIYGTSLFLGFNNCTMLQPVVAVERVVLYREKAAGTYSTLAYAIAQVAIELPYMLVQVFMFAAIIYPMIGFQMTIGKFFEFILYMVLSYMYYTLFGMMTVALTPNVEIASGLVYLIFLFWNVFSGFVVGRLLIPVWWRWAYWANPSAWTVYALMFSQLGDRTELILVPGLPYQTVREFLESYLGLEDVYMNLVTYLHVAIIALFTIVFFISLKYLNFQRR, encoded by the exons ATGGCGGCAACGATGGCGGAGGGCGAGCCGCCGCCGTTCACCCATGAGGACAATCGCCGCTTCCTCCAGATGCTCCGCGACAAGAAGCAAAT GCTGGGAATCGGCAGCCCCAAGGTGGAGGTGCAGTTCCAGGACCTCACCGTGGAGACTTACGTGCGCATCGGCCGCCGGGAGCTGCCGACGCTGCCCAACTGCGTCGTCAACGCCGCCCAG GAGTTGGCATCATATTCGCACATGTGCACACCAAGGAAAAGAGCGGTCAAAATTATAAATGCAGCAAGTGGAACAATTCGACCATCAAG GATGACACTTCTACTGGGAGCACCTGGTTCCGGGAAAACAACCTTTTTAAAAGCATTGGCAGGAAAGCTGGATTTGTCTTTGAAG CGCAAAGGAAAGCTCATGTACAATGGAGATGAAGTGAATTCCTCAACACCACAACACATGCATGCTTACATTAGCCAGTATGATCTTCACCATGCTGAGATGACGGTCAGAGAGACGATTGATTTTGCATCCAATATGTTGGGAACCAACAATGAATTCG TTCTCATATTTGGAATGGAAACCATAGAGATGATTGGAGAAGCAGCAAGAAGAAAACATGATGTTGTAAACGAAGTTGACAAAAATCTTGACTCATTTATTAAG GCTACCACATTTGGAGAAGGAAGAAACCTTACAACAAACtacattatcaag ATACTTGGTTTGTCTGAGTGTACAGATACCCTAGTGGGGGATGAGATGAGGAGAGGCATATCTGGAGGACAAAAGAAAAGATTAACAATCG GAGAAATGCTAGTTGGTCTAGCAAAATGCTTCTTTATGGATGATATTTCAACTGGTCTTGATAGCTCCACGACGTACGAGATCATAAAAGTTATACAACAAATGGCTCATTTACTAGATCTCACGGTGGTTATTTCCTTGCTTCAACCACCTCCTGAGACATTGGAATTATTTGACGACATAATTCTTTTATGTGAGGGTCAAATTGTATACCAGGGCCCTCGAGAAAATGCTACTGATTTCTTTGAGATTATGGGATTCAAATGCCCCGAAAGGAAGAATATAGCCGATTTCCTTCAAGAG GTGACCTCCATGATGGACCAAAAGCAATATTGGATTGGTGAACAACATAGGTATCACTACCATTCAATTGAAAAATTTGCGGAATCATTCCGTTCATCCTATCTCCCTCGACTTGTACAAGACAAACTTTTACTGCCAAATACTAATACAATAAAGGGCGAGGTGGTAAAAACTGGTTCAGGTCTCTCCAGATGGAATGTTTTCAAGGCATGTTTTTCAAGGGAAGTACTACTTCTGAAAAGAAACTCCCCAATACACATATTCACAACCATACAGATAACTATCCTTGCTTTGGTGATATCGACTATTTTCCTTCGAACAAATATGAACCACAAATCTATACTTGATGCCAACAAGTATGTTGGAGCTCTCTTTATTGCTGTTATGCTAGTAAATTTCAATGGCATGATTGAAATTGCAATGACAATCAAGAGACTTCCCACTTTCTACAAACAAAGAGAGTTACTAGCATTGCCAGGATGGGCACTCCTTACTCCAAATTTCCTTCTTAGTATCCCAATATCACTTATGCAGACAGGTCTTTGGACTAGCTTAACCTACTATTTGATTGGCTATGCACCTTCCTTTATCAG ATTCATGAAGCACTTCTTGGTACTTTTTTCCATGCATCAAACATCAATGGGCATGTGTCGTTTGTTAGCAGCAGTGGCAAGGACGCTAGTAATGGCCAACGTTCTAGCAACCACAACCCTTATAGCAATCTTTATATTTGGAGGCATCGTCATTTCAAAAG ATGATCTCAAACAATGGTTACAGTGGGGATATTGGACATCACCATTCGCCTATGCGCAGAATGCAATCTCTTTAAATGAGTTCCTTGATGAAAGATGGGCTACA GAATTTCATTATGAAAATGCTAATACGATTGGTGAAGCTATCCTCAAGATCAGGGGTTTTCTCACGGAGTCGCACTGGTATTGGATTTGTGTCAGCGTTTTATTTGGATTCGCGCTCGTCTTCAATATACTCAGTATATTTGCACTGGAGTTCTTGAACT CACCACATAAACGTGAAGTTCACACCAATGCCACGGATACAATGATGGAGTGTGCAACAACAAAAAATGGATCTCACGATGCATCAATTCCACAAGGTGTCCTTCCATTTCAGCCTCTTTCCTTTGCATTCGATGCTATCAACTATTCTGTCGATATGCCTAAG GAGATGATGAAGTATGGAGTAACAGAGAAAAAACTTCATCTACTACAAGATGTCAGCGGTGCTTTCAGGCCAGGAGTGCTAACAGCTCTGATGGGGATCACTGGTGCTGGAAAGACAACATTGCTCGATGTTTTGGCCGGAAGAAAAACCGGAGGGTATATTGAAGGTACTATCAAGGTAGCAGGATACCCAAAGAAGCAAGAGACATTTTCAAGGATCTCGGGCTATTGTGAACAAAGTGACATTCACTCCCCTAACCTCACTGTATACGAGTCACTTCAGTTTTCTGCAAGACTTCGCTTGCCTTCGGAAGTTACATCGCACCAAAGAGAT ATGTTTATACATGAAGTGATGCACCTAGTTGAGTTAACTAGATTGAAGAATGCAATGGTGGGTCTGCCAGGAGCAACTGGCCTGTCAGCTGAGCAACGAAAAAGGCTAACAATGGCCGTGGAGCTGGTAGCTAGTCCCTCCATCATATTTATGGATGAGCCAACCACTGGCTTGGATGCCCGTTCTGCAGCAATTGTCATGAGAGCTGTAAGAAAGACAGTGGACACGGGACGAACTATTGTATGCACAATTCATCAACCAAGCATTGAGATATTTGAATCATTTGATGAG CTTCTACTTATGAAAAGAGGTGGTCGGATCATATATAGTGGTTCACTAGGCCCACATTCTTGCAACATGATAGATTATTTCGAG GCTATACCCTGTGTTCCTAGAATAAAAGAGGGACAAAACCCAGCAGCATGGATGTTGAATGTTAGTTCAAACACAACAGAATACGAGATTGGACTGGACTATGCAGAAATTTATCGACGCTCCTCTCTATACAA GGAGAACATGATTCTAGTTGACGAGCTTGGAAAACCAACACCCGGCATAGAGGATCTACATTTTCCTCCAATATACTGGCAGAACTTTAGCGCACAATGCATGGCTTGCTTGTGGAAACAAAGATGTGCATATTGGAAAAACCCGGAACATAATGTTGCTCGATTCCTAAACACGTTTGTTCAATCAACTATGTTTGGAGTTGTATTTTGGCAAACTGGATCAACAAT TAAACAGCAACAAGATATATTCAACATACTAGGACTCATATATGGAACATCACTATTTCTGGGCTTCAATAATTGCACTATGTTACAACCAGTTGTGGCCGTGGAGAGGGTTGTTCTCTATCGAGAAAAGGCGGCAGGCACATACTCCACCTTGGCCTATGCCATAGCTCAG GTGGCAATTGAATTGCCTTACATGCTTGTCCAAGTGTTCATGTTTGCGGCAATCATTTACCCAATGATTGGATTCCAAATGACCATTGGCAAGTTCTTTGAGTTTATCCTTTACATGGTGCTAAGTTACATGTACTACACACTCTTCGGGATGATGACAGTAGCACTGACACCAAACGTGGAGATAGCTTCTGGATTAGTCTATCTTATCTTCCTCTTTTGGAATGTCTTCTCTGGCTTCGTCGTTGGAAGATTG CTAATCCCGGTGTGGTGGAGGTGGGCGTATTGGGCAAATCCATCAGCATGGACGGTGTATGCGCTCATGTTCTCGCAGCTGGGCGATCGTACGGAGCTGATTCTTGTGCCCGGGCTGCCATACCAGACAGTGCGGGAGTTCCTGGAGAGCTACCTTGGCCTCGAGGATGTCTACATGAACCTTGTCACCTACCTGCATGTGGCCATTATCGCCTTGTTCACCATTGTCTTCTTTATCTCCTTGAAGTACCTCAATTTCCAGCGGAGATAG
- the LOC123099278 gene encoding ABC transporter G family member 45 isoform X4, whose product MNSATTFGEGRNLTTNYIIKILGLSECTDTLVGDEMRRGISGGQKKRLTIGEMLVGLAKCFFMDDISTGLDSSTTYEIIKVIQQMAHLLDLTVVISLLQPPPETLELFDDIILLCEGQIVYQGPRENATDFFEIMGFKCPERKNIADFLQEVTSMMDQKQYWIGEQHRYHYHSIEKFAESFRSSYLPRLVQDKLLLPNTNTIKGEVVKTGSGLSRWNVFKACFSREVLLLKRNSPIHIFTTIQITILALVISTIFLRTNMNHKSILDANKYVGALFIAVMLVNFNGMIEIAMTIKRLPTFYKQRELLALPGWALLTPNFLLSIPISLMQTGLWTSLTYYLIGYAPSFIRFMKHFLVLFSMHQTSMGMCRLLAAVARTLVMANVLATTTLIAIFIFGGIVISKDDLKQWLQWGYWTSPFAYAQNAISLNEFLDERWATEFHYENANTIGEAILKIRGFLTESHWYWICVSVLFGFALVFNILSIFALEFLNSPHKREVHTNATDTMMECATTKNGSHDASIPQGVLPFQPLSFAFDAINYSVDMPKEMMKYGVTEKKLHLLQDVSGAFRPGVLTALMGITGAGKTTLLDVLAGRKTGGYIEGTIKVAGYPKKQETFSRISGYCEQSDIHSPNLTVYESLQFSARLRLPSEVTSHQRDMFIHEVMHLVELTRLKNAMVGLPGATGLSAEQRKRLTMAVELVASPSIIFMDEPTTGLDARSAAIVMRAVRKTVDTGRTIVCTIHQPSIEIFESFDELLLMKRGGRIIYSGSLGPHSCNMIDYFEAIPCVPRIKEGQNPAAWMLNVSSNTTEYEIGLDYAEIYRRSSLYKENMILVDELGKPTPGIEDLHFPPIYWQNFSAQCMACLWKQRCAYWKNPEHNVARFLNTFVQSTMFGVVFWQTGSTIKQQQDIFNILGLIYGTSLFLGFNNCTMLQPVVAVERVVLYREKAAGTYSTLAYAIAQVAIELPYMLVQVFMFAAIIYPMIGFQMTIGKFFEFILYMVLSYMYYTLFGMMTVALTPNVEIASGLVYLIFLFWNVFSGFVVGRLLIPVWWRWAYWANPSAWTVYALMFSQLGDRTELILVPGLPYQTVREFLESYLGLEDVYMNLVTYLHVAIIALFTIVFFISLKYLNFQRR is encoded by the exons ATGAATTCG GCTACCACATTTGGAGAAGGAAGAAACCTTACAACAAACtacattatcaag ATACTTGGTTTGTCTGAGTGTACAGATACCCTAGTGGGGGATGAGATGAGGAGAGGCATATCTGGAGGACAAAAGAAAAGATTAACAATCG GAGAAATGCTAGTTGGTCTAGCAAAATGCTTCTTTATGGATGATATTTCAACTGGTCTTGATAGCTCCACGACGTACGAGATCATAAAAGTTATACAACAAATGGCTCATTTACTAGATCTCACGGTGGTTATTTCCTTGCTTCAACCACCTCCTGAGACATTGGAATTATTTGACGACATAATTCTTTTATGTGAGGGTCAAATTGTATACCAGGGCCCTCGAGAAAATGCTACTGATTTCTTTGAGATTATGGGATTCAAATGCCCCGAAAGGAAGAATATAGCCGATTTCCTTCAAGAG GTGACCTCCATGATGGACCAAAAGCAATATTGGATTGGTGAACAACATAGGTATCACTACCATTCAATTGAAAAATTTGCGGAATCATTCCGTTCATCCTATCTCCCTCGACTTGTACAAGACAAACTTTTACTGCCAAATACTAATACAATAAAGGGCGAGGTGGTAAAAACTGGTTCAGGTCTCTCCAGATGGAATGTTTTCAAGGCATGTTTTTCAAGGGAAGTACTACTTCTGAAAAGAAACTCCCCAATACACATATTCACAACCATACAGATAACTATCCTTGCTTTGGTGATATCGACTATTTTCCTTCGAACAAATATGAACCACAAATCTATACTTGATGCCAACAAGTATGTTGGAGCTCTCTTTATTGCTGTTATGCTAGTAAATTTCAATGGCATGATTGAAATTGCAATGACAATCAAGAGACTTCCCACTTTCTACAAACAAAGAGAGTTACTAGCATTGCCAGGATGGGCACTCCTTACTCCAAATTTCCTTCTTAGTATCCCAATATCACTTATGCAGACAGGTCTTTGGACTAGCTTAACCTACTATTTGATTGGCTATGCACCTTCCTTTATCAG ATTCATGAAGCACTTCTTGGTACTTTTTTCCATGCATCAAACATCAATGGGCATGTGTCGTTTGTTAGCAGCAGTGGCAAGGACGCTAGTAATGGCCAACGTTCTAGCAACCACAACCCTTATAGCAATCTTTATATTTGGAGGCATCGTCATTTCAAAAG ATGATCTCAAACAATGGTTACAGTGGGGATATTGGACATCACCATTCGCCTATGCGCAGAATGCAATCTCTTTAAATGAGTTCCTTGATGAAAGATGGGCTACA GAATTTCATTATGAAAATGCTAATACGATTGGTGAAGCTATCCTCAAGATCAGGGGTTTTCTCACGGAGTCGCACTGGTATTGGATTTGTGTCAGCGTTTTATTTGGATTCGCGCTCGTCTTCAATATACTCAGTATATTTGCACTGGAGTTCTTGAACT CACCACATAAACGTGAAGTTCACACCAATGCCACGGATACAATGATGGAGTGTGCAACAACAAAAAATGGATCTCACGATGCATCAATTCCACAAGGTGTCCTTCCATTTCAGCCTCTTTCCTTTGCATTCGATGCTATCAACTATTCTGTCGATATGCCTAAG GAGATGATGAAGTATGGAGTAACAGAGAAAAAACTTCATCTACTACAAGATGTCAGCGGTGCTTTCAGGCCAGGAGTGCTAACAGCTCTGATGGGGATCACTGGTGCTGGAAAGACAACATTGCTCGATGTTTTGGCCGGAAGAAAAACCGGAGGGTATATTGAAGGTACTATCAAGGTAGCAGGATACCCAAAGAAGCAAGAGACATTTTCAAGGATCTCGGGCTATTGTGAACAAAGTGACATTCACTCCCCTAACCTCACTGTATACGAGTCACTTCAGTTTTCTGCAAGACTTCGCTTGCCTTCGGAAGTTACATCGCACCAAAGAGAT ATGTTTATACATGAAGTGATGCACCTAGTTGAGTTAACTAGATTGAAGAATGCAATGGTGGGTCTGCCAGGAGCAACTGGCCTGTCAGCTGAGCAACGAAAAAGGCTAACAATGGCCGTGGAGCTGGTAGCTAGTCCCTCCATCATATTTATGGATGAGCCAACCACTGGCTTGGATGCCCGTTCTGCAGCAATTGTCATGAGAGCTGTAAGAAAGACAGTGGACACGGGACGAACTATTGTATGCACAATTCATCAACCAAGCATTGAGATATTTGAATCATTTGATGAG CTTCTACTTATGAAAAGAGGTGGTCGGATCATATATAGTGGTTCACTAGGCCCACATTCTTGCAACATGATAGATTATTTCGAG GCTATACCCTGTGTTCCTAGAATAAAAGAGGGACAAAACCCAGCAGCATGGATGTTGAATGTTAGTTCAAACACAACAGAATACGAGATTGGACTGGACTATGCAGAAATTTATCGACGCTCCTCTCTATACAA GGAGAACATGATTCTAGTTGACGAGCTTGGAAAACCAACACCCGGCATAGAGGATCTACATTTTCCTCCAATATACTGGCAGAACTTTAGCGCACAATGCATGGCTTGCTTGTGGAAACAAAGATGTGCATATTGGAAAAACCCGGAACATAATGTTGCTCGATTCCTAAACACGTTTGTTCAATCAACTATGTTTGGAGTTGTATTTTGGCAAACTGGATCAACAAT TAAACAGCAACAAGATATATTCAACATACTAGGACTCATATATGGAACATCACTATTTCTGGGCTTCAATAATTGCACTATGTTACAACCAGTTGTGGCCGTGGAGAGGGTTGTTCTCTATCGAGAAAAGGCGGCAGGCACATACTCCACCTTGGCCTATGCCATAGCTCAG GTGGCAATTGAATTGCCTTACATGCTTGTCCAAGTGTTCATGTTTGCGGCAATCATTTACCCAATGATTGGATTCCAAATGACCATTGGCAAGTTCTTTGAGTTTATCCTTTACATGGTGCTAAGTTACATGTACTACACACTCTTCGGGATGATGACAGTAGCACTGACACCAAACGTGGAGATAGCTTCTGGATTAGTCTATCTTATCTTCCTCTTTTGGAATGTCTTCTCTGGCTTCGTCGTTGGAAGATTG CTAATCCCGGTGTGGTGGAGGTGGGCGTATTGGGCAAATCCATCAGCATGGACGGTGTATGCGCTCATGTTCTCGCAGCTGGGCGATCGTACGGAGCTGATTCTTGTGCCCGGGCTGCCATACCAGACAGTGCGGGAGTTCCTGGAGAGCTACCTTGGCCTCGAGGATGTCTACATGAACCTTGTCACCTACCTGCATGTGGCCATTATCGCCTTGTTCACCATTGTCTTCTTTATCTCCTTGAAGTACCTCAATTTCCAGCGGAGATAG